The following proteins are co-located in the Solanum pennellii chromosome 8, SPENNV200 genome:
- the LOC107027476 gene encoding uncharacterized protein LOC107027476 has product MRGFLPGGNVPQVNQVPQGVQDDQVPIVDGNNKVSIIPPEMDNGEIREALLTLARAMTTQVNRDIGPRVNAMESTMTSRLRDFVRMNPPTFFGSTVVEDPQAFLDESLNLGGELEMLIGEELMSKFNISLRIGIQNQDGFSAPKVNHERGSGSQVVRPTCATCGKKHCGKSLAGTSGCFGCWKDDHQVRDCPTISARGRKAKKVPANVSDSGAPRRNHFYALRAKGAKSDDDVMSVSYSFLSLVI; this is encoded by the exons atgaggGGCTTCCTCCCCGGTGGAAATGTTCCACAAGTTaatcaagttcctcaaggtgttCAAGATGATCAAGTACCTATTGTGGATGGAAATAATAAGGTTTCGATTATTCCCCCGGAAATGgataatggggagattagagaggctctcCTTACCCTAGCCCGAGCTATGACAACTCAAGTGAATAGAGACATTGGGCCTAGAGTGAATGCTATGGAGAGTactatgacctctaggttgagggactttgtgaggatgaatcctcctaccttCTTTGGTTCTACGGTGGTAGAAGATCCCCAAGCTTTCTTGGATGAG agtctaaacttggGAGGAGAATTAGAGATGCTAATAGGGGAAGAACTGATGAGCAAGTTCAACATAAGTTTAAGAATAGGGATTCAAAACCAAGATGGTTTTAGTGCTCCTAAGGTGAACCATGAGAGAGGTAGTGGTTCCCAAGTGGTTAGGCCTACTTGTGCGACTTGTGGGAAAAAGCACTGTGGAAAGTCTCTAGCTGGTACTAGTGGGTGCTTTGGTTGTTGGAAGGATGATCACcaggtgagggattgtcctactatttCGGCTAGAGGAAGAAAAGCCAAGAAAGTTCCTGCTAATGTTTCGGATAGTGGTGCTCCAAGGAGGaatcacttctatgctctccgagCCAAAGGAGCAAAATCGGATGATGATGTGATGTcggtaagttatagttttctCTCCTTAGTTATATGA